A segment of the Cohnella algarum genome:
TTAGGCTGCGATTTCGCAAACTGCCCCGACTGACCCGACGGGATATCGAGACTAGGCTGCGATTTCGCAAACTGGGCCCGACTGACCCGACGGGATACCTTACAGCCTGATTTCGCGGCCTTCCTTCGAAGATCGGTAGATCGTTTCGATCAACCGGACCGCCCTGTAGCCGTCTTCCCCGGTAACGGCGGGATCGCGGTCCTGTTCGATCGCCTCGATCATATCGGCCAGCTGCATCCGATGGTACGCGGAAGAAATCGCCTTCGGGTCGGCCGCGCCCCCGAAGTCGCCCGCTTTCGCAAGCTCCGGGCGTTCCATTCCTTCCGCCGTCCAATGCTCGATCGTATATCCTTGGACGCGAATCGTTCCTTTTTCGCCATACAAACGCAGCGTCGAAGGAAATCCCGGCTGAAAGCTGGTGGATGCCATGATGGTGCCGAAAGCGCCGCTTTTGAATTGCAAAATCGCCAACCCCAAATCCTCCGCCTCCATCCGGTGCGTTTGCGTCGCCGTTTTGCCGAATACCGTCGTCACGTCTCCGCCGAACCAAAGAAGCAGGTCGATCGGATGAATGCCCTGGTTCATGAGAGCGCCGCCGTCTTCTCGGACGGTTCCGCGCCAGTCGGCGCTGTCGTAATAAGCTTGGGTGCGATAAAAAGGCAGCGAAACCTCCGCAAGCAGCAGCCGGCCGATCGCGTTTTGGTCGATCGCTTTGCGAACCGCCTGATAGTCCTCCGCGAAACGAGACTGGGAAATCACGGCCAGTTTTACTCCTTTCGTCCGGGCGGCCCGAACCAGCTCCCAGGCGGATTCCGCCGTCATCGCGATCGGCTTTTCGACGATCACATGTTTGCCGGCTTTAACGGCATCCAATCCGATCGCGGCGTGACTTCCGCTGGATGTCGTAATGCAAATGACGTCGATGTCCGGGCGGGCCAGCAGTTCCTTGTAATCCGTCGTCCAGAAGCAGCCCTCGCGCTCGCCCGTTTTAGCCGCCCGTTCTTCACCCCTGCTGGAGACGCCGACCAGCTTCGCCCCCGGAATGTCCTTCAACGCGGCAATATGCGTATCGGCAATCGAACCGCAGCCGACGATGCCAAATCCCCATTTTTTAGCCACTTTCGATCATCCTCCCCAAAATAATCGATCATAACCCGATGCCCAATGCCGAATTCCTTATCCCGCGATAAATTTTATGTATGCGATTACGATTATAACCGAAGATGCGCCGTGATGGATATCGGATGAACCCCGAATAGGCACCTGCGGATAGGCATTCGCATATGGTGCAGTATCGCTTGCCGGCCTAAAGACGAAGGAGGAACCCAACATGCCGAAACAACGGTCGACCCGCGTTCGGCCGATCGCTCGCCAAGCTTCCGGAAAACATGTGGCGAAACTTGCGTCGAATACACAAAAGATCAAAACGAAAGAACCCGACCAAAAGACGTCCGCCAAAAAAGTTAGACTGCATCAAAGCGGCCTTGAAACGAAGCCGTCCGTCCGCAAAATTCCGTGGTGGGTGCTGCCCGAAGAAGAACGCGCCCTGCTTCCCGGCGGGGGAGGAAGTCCTGGCGGTCCGGGGCTTTTTCCGCCGCCCCTGGGTCCGAGTCCGGGCCCCGGTCCCGGACCTGGACTGTTTCCGCCCGGGCCTGGTCCATTTCCCCCGGGGCCTGGTCCGGGACCGTTCCCGCCCGGACCGGGGCCATTCCCGCCCGGACCGTTGCCACCGGGGCCAGGGCCTGGTCCGTTTCCGCCGGGGCCAGGGCCTGGTCCGTTCCCGCCTGGACCCGGACCGTTCCCGCCCGGACCGTTCCCGCTTCCGATCCCGCTTCCCATTCCGGGTCCCGGACCGTTTCCGCCCCCGCCTTTCCCGGGTCCGGCGTTTATCAACGTTCGCGTCATCGGCGGATTCGCGTTTCCGGGAGCGACCAGTTCGACATTCGTGCCGTTTTATCCCGGAATCACGCTTCGCCAGGCCCTGATTTCCTCGGGCTTGGTCAGCTTCGGACCGCTGGGCCGCATTACATCCGTAGCCGGCATCCGCATTTTCGGCAGCGTCGGCGTCGGCATTTTTTATAACGGACGGCTTATTCCGGAATCCCTGTTGAACGCCCCCGCTCAACCGAACAGCACGATCGCGCTTCAATTGTTTTATCAATAAGGAGAAAAAAGCAAGGAGAAAAAAGCCGGATCGAAGAGCATGTTCTTCGTTCGGCTTTCTTCCCGGTTGGCTTAATTTGCCGCAGAACCGCAGCATTTTTTGAATTTTTTTCCGCTGCCGCAAGGGCACGGATCGTTGCGTCCGATCTTTTGACCGGTTTTGAAGCTGATGACGTCCCCTTGCCGCGCGGACGGCGGCGCCGCGAGCACGTTCGCCGGGACCGACTTGGCCCTGGCGGCGGACAGTTCGCTCGGACTGTATCCCTTCAGCACCCATTGCCGGGTGCTGTTGTTCATGGCAACGAGAATATCCACGACAGCCGATACATCCGCTTCGTCGCGGAATTCGAAATGATGTTGCACAATGCCGAAGGCGTCGCTGAGCGATTTGCCGCTCTTGAATTCGTCAGCGCACAGATCGGCGATCAAATCCGCTTCGCCGCGTTCGATCTTGTAGTTTCGGGTAAAAAACCGAACCAGATCAAGGTAAGCCTGGGTACGCTCGACAAATCCGGGTTCGCTTGCCTCCAGCAGCTGAGCCCGGGTAAACGGCCGATAGTCCAGCCCCGACCGCATCTCCTGTTCCGAAAGAACCGCTTCCGGGTCCTCGACATCGCGAAATCTAAAAATGCCGTCGTCGTCCACGACAAACGCGTCATAGCAACCGATCGCATCGACAATCATCTCGAAAAGGTCCCGTTCTTCGTCGTAGGGTCCCGCAAGCTCTTCGAGCATGCGCTCCAGCTCGGTTTCCGGCAATACGCCATAGTAATAAAGCAAGCCCTGCGTCAATTTGATCCGCTCGGTGTTCTTTCGCACGAGGTCGGGAATCCCCGCCAGGCCTTCCATCTCCTTCAGCCGCTCCACCAGCTCGACCGGCATGACAAGGACCGGCTTTCCCTTCACCTCCGCGGGAAACGCCAGCGCCCGTTCTCTCATATATTCGACGATGAGAGGGGAGAACTTCGGGCTGCTGATCAGCCCATCGTTTCGAATAAACGTTCTCAGCAGTTCCCAGCGGGACGAATCCCATAACTGGGTCAACCTCGCGGCCCCTTCGGGGAGTTCCGCCGCCACCGACTCGACGACCGCCTGACGGTTCCCGCCGGTTTTTGCTTCCCGCATATCGAGAAGCCTCTTTACCCTCCGCATTTCTTCAACCGTCAACAGCTTTAAGGCATCGCGCAGCCGGAGCGGCAATTCCGGCTCGATCAACCTCTTGCTGGCAAAGCCGTTTCCTTCGTTCGGCATCCTTGTCTTCATCCTTCCGCTTCGTACATGGGTCGGCTGCGAAAGTTATTTTCACCGCCCGGATTTTTCCGCTTTCTTTCACTTTATACTTTACGAACGCAATAGGGCAAGCCTGCACCCTCGCAAGTCCGCCCCCAAAATCGACCATTTTCGCGGACGACTGCCGTCTCGGCCCGCAAAAAGCCTCCATCCCGGCCGCAAAGCAAGCCGCCGTCTTTTCGGCCGAGGAGAGAAAAAACGCCGCCCGCAGCTCCCCTTGGGAACTCGCGGGCGGCGCTCAGGCCGTTCGCCTCTGCCTATTTGGCAAACGTCAGCTTGTCCAGATTTCCGACGTACCGCAGGGATGAGTCGGTCGATCCCTTGAAGACGACGCAGATGGTCTGCGTTCCGGACAACGTCCGAAGCAAATCTGCGCTTGCCGTCCTGTACGTGCCCCAGCCGCTGCCGGTATTCGGCAGGCTGACGGTGCCGACAAGCTCGCCGTCCTTGTCGTTCAACCGGATCTCCGCGACGACGTCGGCAGGCGTGCGGCTGGTCGGCGCGTCGTAGACGATTTCGACGCGGTTTTTGCCGGACGTGCCGAAGTCGAGGTTCGCGTAGGTCATCCATGCGCCGGCAAACGTGTTGCCGACGGTGGTGCCTCCGTTGTTGCTTTCGGTTTTCAACGGTTGGTTGTTAAACGTATTGACCGCCGTCGTCCACTCGGTGCGGTCCTCGAACTCGACGACGAGGTCGGGCTCGCTGAGCGCGAACGCCGCGTTGTCGTAGTTGCCGATGTACGGATGGTTCGTATCCGTCGTGCCGGTCAGCACGAGGTAGATGTCCTGAACGCCGGTCAGCGGCTCCGTCAGCTTGCCCGTCGCCGTCGCGTACGTGCCCCAAGAGCTTGCGGTCGGCGGCGTGCTCACCATGCCGACCCGCTCGCCGTCCGGGCTGCCGAGACGGACTTCGACCGCCGCGTCCGCCGCGACTCTGCCGCTGTTGCCGGAGTATTCGATCGCCAGCGTGTCGACGCCTTCGCCGCCGAAGTCCATCCGCTCGTAGGCGAGCCATGCGCCGTCGTACGTACCGGCGATCTGCAGCCCGCTTTTGCCTCCCTCGGTCTTCAGCGCGCCGCCCGACCATTCGTCGTAGCTCTCCAGCTCCAGCTTGGCATAATCGGTGCGAACCGGCTCGCTAAGCGAAAAGGAAGCATTGTCGAAGTTTCCGATGTACGGGTACGCCGAATCCGTCGTGCCGGTCAGCACGAGATAAATATCCTGGACGCCCGTCAGCGTCTGCGCAAGATCGATTTCCGCCGTTGCGTAGGTGCCCCAGGAGCTTGCGGTGGCCGGCGTATTCACCTTGCCGACGAGCATGCCTTCCGGGCTTCCGAGGCGAACTTCAACCGCCGCGTCCGCCGCGACTCTGCCGCTGTTGCCGGAATACTCGATCGCGAACTTGTTGACGCCCTCGCGGCCGAAATCCATATGCATGTAGGCCAGCCATGCGCCGGTGTACGTATTGGCGATTTGCTGTCCGCTCTTGCCGCCTTCGGTCTTGAGCGGCTGATTGTTGTATTGGTTTACGCCCGTCGACCATTCGTCATAGGTTTCCAGTTCCAGCTTGGCGTAGTCGGTCCGAATTTCCCGATAGCTCAGCGTCATCCGGTCGAAGTTGCCGATA
Coding sequences within it:
- a CDS encoding Gfo/Idh/MocA family oxidoreductase gives rise to the protein MAKKWGFGIVGCGSIADTHIAALKDIPGAKLVGVSSRGEERAAKTGEREGCFWTTDYKELLARPDIDVICITTSSGSHAAIGLDAVKAGKHVIVEKPIAMTAESAWELVRAARTKGVKLAVISQSRFAEDYQAVRKAIDQNAIGRLLLAEVSLPFYRTQAYYDSADWRGTVREDGGALMNQGIHPIDLLLWFGGDVTTVFGKTATQTHRMEAEDLGLAILQFKSGAFGTIMASTSFQPGFPSTLRLYGEKGTIRVQGYTIEHWTAEGMERPELAKAGDFGGAADPKAISSAYHRMQLADMIEAIEQDRDPAVTGEDGYRAVRLIETIYRSSKEGREIRL
- a CDS encoding YecA family protein — encoded protein: MPNEGNGFASKRLIEPELPLRLRDALKLLTVEEMRRVKRLLDMREAKTGGNRQAVVESVAAELPEGAARLTQLWDSSRWELLRTFIRNDGLISSPKFSPLIVEYMRERALAFPAEVKGKPVLVMPVELVERLKEMEGLAGIPDLVRKNTERIKLTQGLLYYYGVLPETELERMLEELAGPYDEERDLFEMIVDAIGCYDAFVVDDDGIFRFRDVEDPEAVLSEQEMRSGLDYRPFTRAQLLEASEPGFVERTQAYLDLVRFFTRNYKIERGEADLIADLCADEFKSGKSLSDAFGIVQHHFEFRDEADVSAVVDILVAMNNSTRQWVLKGYSPSELSAARAKSVPANVLAAPPSARQGDVISFKTGQKIGRNDPCPCGSGKKFKKCCGSAAN